A stretch of the Elephas maximus indicus isolate mEleMax1 chromosome 3, mEleMax1 primary haplotype, whole genome shotgun sequence genome encodes the following:
- the LOC126074038 gene encoding olfactory receptor 7G3-like, with product MKLENKTDIAEFLLLGLSENPELQPLLFGLFLTIYLVTMLGNLFIILAVSSDSHLHTPMYFFLSNLSFNDICFSTTTVPKMLVNIQTQSKSISYAGCLTQICFGLVFSGLENCLLAAMAYDRYVAICQPLRYTVIMHPYFCGLLILLSLFISIMNALLHSLMVLHLSFCIDLEIPHFFCELCQVLKLACSNTLINNILQYFVTSVWGGVTLLGIIFSYIQISSSILRIPSPGGKYKAFSTCGSHLSVVSLFYGTVFGVYLSSAATLSSRKTAIASVMYVIVTPMLNPFIYSLRNKDMMGALRKLFSRKSSSH from the coding sequence atgaaattagaaaacaaaacagatataGCAGAATTCCTCCTCCTGGGCCTCTCGGAGAATCcagaactgcagcccctcctctttggGCTGTTCCTGACCATATACCTTGTCACCATGCTTGGAAATCTGTTCATCATCCTGGCTGTCAGCTcagactcccacctccacacccccatgtacttcttcctctccaacctgtccttcaatgacatctgtttcagcaccACCACGGTCCCCAAGATGCTGGTGAACATTCAGACACAGAGCAAATCGATCAGTTACGCAGGCTGCCTCACCCAGAtctgctttggtttggttttctctggTTTGGAAAATTGTCTCCTTGcagcaatggcctatgaccgctacgtGGCCATATGTCAGCCACTGAGGTACACGGTCATCATGCACCCCTACTTCTGTGGCCTGCTGATTCTACTGTCCTTGTTCATTAGCATCATGAATGCCCTGCTCCATAGTCTGATGGTGCTGCATCTGTCCTTCTGCATAGACCTGGAAATCCCTCACTTCTTCTGTGAACTTTGTCAAGTCCTCAAGCTGGCCTGTTCGAATACCCTCATCAATAATATCCTACAATATTTTGTGACTAGTGTTTGGGGTGGTGTTACTCTCCTTGGGATCATTTTCTCTTACATTCAAATTTCCTCCTCCATTTTGAGAATCCCATCACCTGGTGGAAAATATAAAGCTTTTTCTACATGTGGGTCTCACCTCTCTGTTGTTTCCttgttctatgggacagtttttggGGTCTACCTTAGCTCTGCAGCTACTCTTTCCTCCAGGAAGACTGCAATAGCATCAGTGATGTATGTCATAGTCACGCCTATGCTGAACCCCTTTATCTACAGTCTGAGGAACAAGGACATGATGGGGGCTTTGAGGAAACTCTTCTCAAGAAAATCTTCTTCCCATTGA